One region of Asterias rubens chromosome 5, eAstRub1.3, whole genome shotgun sequence genomic DNA includes:
- the LOC117290457 gene encoding adhesion G-protein coupled receptor G6-like, whose protein sequence is MNCVIAWGIPAIIVGCVVIFKFDAYGNDERCWISNSTIFFATFFAPAILIVLINLVVFVIVMWVLANRHFDARRYTVGSKQRDISRGRREILGIISITALLGLTWLFGGFSVGEGVRMTSLYLFTIFNSAQGFFIFVFYGALSFVTTRGKTSLASPSPFTNTTGKKCRELSVPNKTLNKKLLRLQLSRSQSDKRNTVGETWITSCSDVRLDFGRVNNAFDGDIACNDVKGSKITLHTGSRTDETTLVGFVLSAGILHTGNQRSSFDERVDCRYTVWVESDNRLREEFVVGTGIIFCGKQSSIDFLQPIP, encoded by the exons ATGAATTGCGTGATAGCGTGGG GTATACCAGCAATCATCGTTGGATGTGTGGTTATATTCAAATTCGATGCGTATGGTAATGACGAAAG ATGCTGGATTTCCAATTCCACCATTTTCTTCGCAACTTTCTTCGCACCTGCCATTCTGATTGTTCTGATCAATCTAGTGGTGTTCGTTATAGTCATGTGGGTCTTGGCCAATCGACACTTCGATGCCCGACGCTACACTGTAGGTAGCAAACAGCGCGATATCTCGCGAGGACGGAGGGAGATATTAGGCATCATATCCATAACCGCTTTGCTTG GTTTGACCTGGCTCTTTGGCGGTTTCTCCGTGGGAGAAGGCGTCCGGATGACTTCCCTTTATCTCTTCACAATCTTCAATTCTGCTCAGGGTTTCTTTATCTTCGTCTTCTACGGTGCCCTTTCCTTCGTCACCACCAGGGGGAAGACCAGCCTTGCCTCCCCGTCTCCCTTTACCAATACTACGGGTAAGAAGTGCAGGGAGCTCTCGGTGCCTAACAAGACTCTTAACAAGAAACTCCTCCGATTACAACTTAGCCGGTCTCAGTCTGACAAACGGAACACCGTGGGTGAAACTTGGATAACATCGTGCAGTGATGTGCGGCTGGATTTCG GACGAGTCAACAATGCTTTCGACGGAGACATTGCCTGTAATGATGTCAAGGGGTCAAAGATCACACTACACACTGGTTCCCGGACTGATGAAACGACCCTCGTTGGATTTGTTCTTTCTGCTGGCATTTTACATACTGGAAACCAGCGGAGCAGCTTCGACGAACGAGTGGACTGCCGGTATACCGTTTGGGTCGAATCGGATAATCGACTCCGGGAAGAATTCGTAGTTGGGACTGGTATAATATTCTGTGGAAAACAGTCTAGTATCGATTTCCTACAACCTATACCGTAA